A window of the Lactuca sativa cultivar Salinas chromosome 5, Lsat_Salinas_v11, whole genome shotgun sequence genome harbors these coding sequences:
- the LOC128126448 gene encoding laccase-17-like produces MGGIFLSLLAITSLLPLYTIGGTTRSYEFNIELQNVTRLCHTKSMVTVNGKFPGPRIVAREGDRLLIKVTNHVSSNITIHWHGIRQLRSGWADGPAYITQCPIQTGQSYVYNYTVIGQRGTLFWHAHISWLRASVYGPLIILPKLNVPYPFTKPYKEVPIIFGEWFNTDPEAIISQATQTGGGPNVSDAYTFNGLPGPLYNCSAKDTFKLKVKTGKTYLLRLINAALNDELFFSIANHTLTVVEADAIYVKPFKTETLILAPGQTTNVLLKTKSKFPGANFLMSARPYVTGQGTFDNSTVAGILEYESPVPMKNLPLFTPTLPSLNDTSFVSKFSNRLRSLANSKFPANVPQKIDKHLFFTVGLGTAPCAQNRTCQGPNGARFAASINNVSFVQPSVALLQSHFFNKSKGVYSPYFPINPVHWFNYTGTPPNNTFVSNGTKLMVLPFNTSVELVMQDTSILGAESHPLHLHGFNFFVVGQGFGNYDPKKDPKNFNLVDPIERNTVGVPSGGWVAIRFLADNPGVWFMHCHLEVHTGWGLKMAWLVLDGELPNQKLLPPPADLPKC; encoded by the exons ATGGGTGGAATTTTCTTGTCATTGTTAGCAATAACTTCACTGCTTCCTTTGTATACAATTGGTGGAACTACCAGGAGCTATGAGTTTAAC ATCGAGCTGCAAAACGTGACACGACTGTGCCACACAAAAAGCATGGTTACGGTCAATGGAAAATTTCCAGGTCCACGTATTGTCGCTCGAGAGGGTGATCGGCTTCTTATAAAAGTTACTAACCATGTCTCCAGTAACATTACAATCCATTG GCATGGTATTAGACAACTTCGGAGTGGATGGGCCGATGGGCCAGCATACATAACTCAATGCCCCATACAAACTGGCCAGAGTTATGTGTACAACTACACTGTTATTGGACAAAGAGGAACATTGTTTTGGCATGCACATATATCATGGTTACGAGCAAGTGTTTATGGTCCTCTCATCATTCTGCCAAAGCTTAATGTCCCCTACCCTTTTACCAAGCCCTATAAAGAAGTTCCCATCATCTTTG GAGAGTGGTTCAATACTGATCCAGAGGCTATAATTTCGCAAGCAACACAAACCGGTGGGGGTCCAAATGTTTCCGATGCCTATACCTTCAATGGGCTTCCCGGACCTTTGTACAATTGCTCTGCTAAAG ACACATTCAAGCTGAAGGTAAAAACCGGGAAGACGTACCTCCTTCGACTGATCAACGCAGCACTCAATGATGAACTCTTTTTTAGCATAGCAAACCACACCCTCACCGTTGTTGAGGCTGATGCCATTTATGTAAAACCTTTCAAAACTGAAACGCTTATACTAGCTCCTGGTCAAACCACCAACGTCCTCCTTAAAACCAAATCCAAATTTCCCGGTGCCAACTTTCTCATGTCTGCTAGACCATATGTAACGGGTCAAGGAACCTTTGACAATTCCACAGTTGCTGGTATTCTCGAATATGAGTCACCTGTTCCGATGAAAAATCTTCCACTCTTTACACCAACATTACCATCTTTAAATGACACTTCATTCGTGTCAAAGTTTTCAAATAGACTTCGAAGCTTGGCAAACTCTAAATTTCCTGCTAATGTCCCACAGAAGATCGACAAACATTTATTTTTCACAGTAGGACTTGGGACGGCCCCTTGTGCGCAAAATAGAACTTGCCAAGGACCGAACGGGGCTAGATTCGCTGCATCCATAAATAATGTGTCATTCGTACAACCAAGTGTTGCCCTTCTCCAGTCCCACTTCTTTAATAAATCGAAGGGTGTTTATAGTCCTTATTTCCCTATCAACCCAGTGCATTGGTTTAATTATACCGGAACTCCTCCAAATAACACCTTTGTGAGCAATGGTACAAAGCTCATGGTTCTTCCTTTCAATACTAGTGTGGAGTTGGTCATGCAAGATACCAGCATTCTTGGTGCCGAAAGCCACCCTCTTCATCTCCATGGCTTCAATTTCTTTGTTGTTGGTCAAGGGTTTGGAAACTACGATCCTAAGAAGGACCCTAAGAACTTCAATCTTGTGGACCCTATCGAAAGAAACACGGTTGGTGTGCCTTCTGGTGGGTGGGTTGCTATACGATTTCTAGCGGACAACCCAG GGGTGTGGTTCATGCATTGTCATTTGGAAGTTCATACCGGTTGGGGTTTGAAGATGGCATGGCTCGTCTTGGATGGAGAACTACCTAACCAAAAGCTCTTACCTCCACCGGCTGATCTTCCAAAATGTTAA